One part of the uncultured Bacteroides sp. genome encodes these proteins:
- a CDS encoding Do family serine endopeptidase, translating into MKQKTKNILGLGLVIALSSGVAAVTTYSLVAPKKANMAFEEMFPQNPNVHRASFNASDASPVDFTFAAENSVHAVVHIKSTINAKTTTVDVQDPFSDFFGDFFGNGNGGRQQRQVQQPPKVGIGSGVIISNDGYIVTNNHVIDNSDVITVTLNDKREFKARLIGADAATDLALIKIEGKDFPTLPVGNSDDLKVGEWVLAVGNPLNLSSTVTAGIVSAKARNLGMGGGGIESFIQTDAAINQGNSGGALVNTRGELVGINSAIYSPTGSYAGYGFAIPTTIMKKVVADLKEYGTVQRALLGVRGGDNSAELAKEKDLGVINGVYIDEVTDGGSAADAGLKAKDVIVAINGKDIKSMAELQETITRFTPGTNIKVKVVRDKKEKTFDVTLKNSQGNTKVVKNADMDILGAAFRELPGDLKAQLKLSYGLEVTGVQSGKMKDAGITKGFIILKVNGQPVNTTAEFEDLFKAATQSPEQVLFMTGMFPSGKRANYAVDLSTK; encoded by the coding sequence ATGAAACAGAAAACGAAAAACATCTTAGGTTTAGGACTTGTGATCGCTCTCAGTTCTGGAGTTGCAGCAGTAACAACTTATTCTTTGGTTGCTCCTAAAAAAGCAAATATGGCATTTGAAGAAATGTTTCCGCAAAACCCTAATGTTCATCGTGCCAGCTTCAATGCTTCTGATGCTTCACCAGTGGATTTTACTTTTGCTGCGGAGAATTCGGTTCATGCTGTTGTTCACATAAAATCAACAATCAATGCGAAAACTACAACAGTAGATGTGCAAGATCCTTTTAGTGACTTCTTTGGCGATTTTTTTGGAAATGGTAATGGGGGACGTCAGCAAAGACAAGTGCAACAACCTCCTAAAGTTGGTATTGGTTCTGGTGTAATCATCTCAAACGATGGATATATCGTTACTAATAACCACGTAATAGATAATAGTGATGTAATCACAGTGACACTTAATGATAAGCGAGAATTTAAGGCTCGTCTGATTGGTGCCGATGCTGCAACAGACTTAGCTTTGATTAAAATAGAAGGAAAGGACTTCCCAACTCTTCCAGTTGGAAATTCTGATGACTTAAAGGTTGGTGAATGGGTGCTTGCTGTAGGTAATCCTTTGAATTTATCTTCTACTGTAACAGCTGGTATTGTTAGTGCAAAAGCACGTAACCTTGGCATGGGAGGTGGAGGCATTGAATCCTTCATTCAGACAGATGCTGCGATTAATCAAGGTAATAGTGGTGGCGCTTTGGTAAATACACGTGGAGAATTAGTGGGAATTAATTCGGCTATTTATTCTCCAACAGGATCTTATGCTGGTTATGGATTTGCTATCCCAACTACAATAATGAAAAAAGTAGTTGCCGACCTTAAAGAATATGGTACAGTTCAACGTGCTTTGTTAGGTGTCAGAGGTGGTGATAATAGTGCCGAACTCGCAAAAGAAAAGGATTTGGGAGTAATCAATGGGGTATATATTGATGAAGTCACAGATGGAGGTTCTGCTGCTGATGCTGGTTTGAAAGCAAAAGATGTTATTGTGGCTATTAATGGAAAAGATATTAAATCTATGGCCGAGTTGCAGGAAACAATCACACGCTTTACTCCCGGAACTAATATAAAGGTGAAAGTTGTTCGGGATAAAAAGGAAAAAACCTTTGATGTAACTTTGAAGAATTCACAAGGAAATACCAAAGTGGTTAAAAATGCAGATATGGATATTTTAGGTGCAGCGTTCAGAGAATTACCTGGTGACTTGAAAGCACAACTGAAACTTAGTTATGGACTGGAGGTTACAGGCGTGCAAAGTGGTAAAATGAAAGATGCAGGGATAACTAAAGGATTCATTATATTGAAGGTTAATGGTCAGCCAGTTAATACTACAGCTGAATTTGAAGATTTGTTTAAAGCAGCTACTCAGTCGCCAGAACAAGTACTCTTTATGACTGGTATGTTTCCTTCCGGTAAACGTGCTAATTATGCTGTTGATTTATCAACGAAATAG
- a CDS encoding transglutaminase-like domain-containing protein has product MKKACWLSLCGMFLLTGCVSYSESMVSFEQEKMNRTRIDFSKNRDQVIDYIRKYIPNVSDEQMLQWENEKSLECMTIDGEKMYFYNAAPNLFRINKKAAAIKNAKDGISEDGKDRVNLTHVPLVVSTVKAKKENIVLPVKMHVKYSLTVQPNAVPEGEIIRCWLPYPRTDQPRQTNLKLLNTSEDKYAIAPAKYKHSTIYMEKKQEKDKATTFSVEYQYTSSAEWHQLKPEDILPYNKNTSLYKKYTSEREKHILFTPRIKELATQIVGNEQNPLLKVKKIYEWINQIPWASAREYSTLDNIPEYVLDNKHGDCGQVSLLFITLARYCGIPARFQSGFMMHPGGKNMHDWAQVYFEGVGWVPVDQSFGLFPSENQDEKYFFMTGIDSYRMIVNDDYSSSLFPAKKYSRSETVDFQRGEVEWRKGNLYFDKWKWNLEIEYME; this is encoded by the coding sequence ATGAAGAAAGCATGTTGGCTGAGTCTGTGTGGGATGTTTTTGCTTACAGGATGTGTTTCTTATTCTGAATCTATGGTTAGCTTTGAGCAAGAAAAGATGAATCGTACCCGAATTGATTTTTCTAAAAACAGAGATCAGGTCATTGATTATATTCGTAAATATATCCCCAATGTTAGTGATGAACAAATGCTTCAATGGGAAAATGAGAAATCACTTGAATGTATGACTATTGATGGGGAAAAGATGTATTTCTATAATGCAGCACCAAATCTTTTTCGTATCAATAAGAAAGCTGCTGCTATAAAAAATGCAAAAGATGGCATATCTGAAGATGGTAAAGATAGAGTGAATTTAACTCATGTACCTTTAGTTGTGAGTACGGTTAAGGCAAAAAAAGAAAATATAGTTCTTCCGGTAAAAATGCATGTAAAATATTCATTGACAGTTCAGCCTAATGCTGTTCCCGAAGGAGAAATTATTCGATGCTGGTTACCTTATCCTCGGACAGATCAGCCTCGCCAAACTAATTTGAAGCTATTAAATACCAGTGAAGATAAATATGCAATAGCTCCTGCTAAGTACAAGCATTCTACAATATACATGGAGAAAAAACAAGAAAAAGACAAGGCTACAACTTTTTCTGTAGAATATCAGTATACTTCATCTGCGGAATGGCATCAGTTGAAACCGGAAGATATATTGCCCTATAATAAGAACACTTCTTTATATAAGAAATATACTAGTGAAAGAGAGAAACATATTCTTTTTACCCCACGTATAAAAGAGCTTGCCACACAGATAGTAGGCAATGAGCAAAATCCACTTCTGAAAGTCAAGAAGATATATGAGTGGATTAATCAGATTCCATGGGCATCGGCACGGGAATATTCTACTCTTGATAATATTCCGGAATATGTGCTTGATAATAAACACGGTGATTGTGGGCAGGTGAGCTTACTTTTTATTACTCTAGCTCGCTATTGTGGTATCCCTGCAAGGTTTCAAAGTGGATTTATGATGCATCCGGGAGGCAAAAATATGCACGATTGGGCTCAGGTTTATTTTGAAGGAGTAGGGTGGGTACCAGTTGACCAATCCTTTGGATTATTCCCATCTGAGAATCAGGATGAAAAATATTTCTTTATGACCGGTATAGATTCATATCGAATGATTGTTAATGATGACTATTCCAGTTCGCTTTTTCCTGCAAAAAAATATTCTCGAAGTGAAACTGTAGATTTTCAACGCGGAGAGGTTGAATGGAGAAAAGGGAATCTTTATTTTGATAAATGGAAATGGAATTTAGAAATTGAATATATGGAATAA
- a CDS encoding dipeptide epimerase, which yields MSQDRRQFIKTAALVAIGSGVAMQGALAGESINSIFSINKHSHLGKMKLTFRQYDLKLKHVFTVATYSRTTTPDVQVEIEYDGVIGYGEASMPPYLGESVESVMAFLKKVNLEQFNDPFQLEDILAYVDGIMPGNTAAKASVDIALHDLVGKLLNVPWYKIWGLDKEKAPSTTYTIGIDTAEVVKEKTLEVADKFNILKVKLGRENDKEIINAIRSVSQLPIAVDANQGWKDKYHALDMIQWLKEQGIVMIEQPMPKAQLDDIAWVTQQSPLPIFADESLQRLSDVAKLKGVFTGINIKLMKCTGMREAWKMVTLGKALGMRIMVGCMTETSCAVSAAAQFSPAVDFADLDGNLLISNDLFKGMEVVKGKITLNDLPGIGIKKL from the coding sequence ATGAGTCAGGACAGAAGACAATTTATAAAGACCGCCGCATTAGTTGCTATCGGCTCCGGGGTAGCTATGCAAGGTGCACTAGCCGGTGAATCAATTAACTCTATTTTTTCAATTAATAAACATTCTCATTTAGGTAAGATGAAACTAACTTTTCGCCAATATGATTTAAAGCTGAAACATGTTTTCACTGTTGCAACTTATTCCCGGACTACAACGCCGGATGTACAAGTAGAGATTGAATATGATGGAGTAATAGGTTACGGTGAAGCATCTATGCCTCCTTATTTGGGAGAGTCTGTAGAGTCTGTTATGGCTTTCCTTAAAAAAGTAAATCTCGAACAGTTTAATGATCCTTTCCAATTGGAAGATATATTGGCTTATGTAGATGGTATTATGCCGGGAAATACTGCAGCAAAAGCATCTGTTGATATTGCACTTCACGACTTGGTAGGAAAATTACTAAATGTACCTTGGTATAAGATATGGGGACTTGATAAAGAAAAGGCTCCTTCTACCACCTATACTATAGGTATTGATACTGCCGAAGTTGTTAAAGAAAAGACGCTGGAAGTTGCAGACAAATTTAATATCCTTAAAGTAAAGCTTGGACGCGAAAATGATAAAGAGATAATTAATGCCATTCGTTCTGTAAGTCAGTTACCTATTGCTGTAGATGCAAATCAGGGCTGGAAAGATAAATATCATGCTTTAGATATGATTCAATGGCTCAAAGAACAAGGTATTGTAATGATTGAGCAGCCTATGCCAAAAGCTCAGCTTGATGATATTGCCTGGGTTACTCAACAAAGTCCACTTCCTATCTTTGCAGATGAATCTCTTCAGCGATTGAGTGATGTTGCAAAATTAAAAGGTGTTTTTACCGGTATCAATATAAAATTAATGAAATGTACCGGAATGCGCGAAGCCTGGAAGATGGTTACGTTAGGAAAAGCTTTAGGTATGAGAATTATGGTAGGGTGTATGACTGAAACGTCTTGTGCGGTTTCTGCAGCTGCGCAATTCTCACCTGCTGTTGATTTTGCAGATTTGGATGGTAATCTTCTAATTTCTAATGATCTCTTTAAAGGGATGGAAGTAGTAAAAGGTAAGATAACCTTAAATGATCTTCCGGGTATTGGTATAAAAAAACTATAG
- a CDS encoding C40 family peptidase encodes MKKRIVLFLILFAGVVMCNYTFAKDLPKRIKKVIETVEQKYASDKRNVVFDLEVKKKRKTLTLFGSTSIPEAKAELISLLLEKKYKIVDNFRLLPDSILGDKIYGIVNVSVANLRKKVSFASEMMTQALLGMPVKILQEDEWYRIQTPDNYISWVNTSSIIPMTKTEYNSWNAANKIVVTSHYGFTFEKPDLNSQTVSDLVSGNMLKWEGNEGEFYKVSYPDGRMAYLPKSAGMPESQWINRGKINADSIIKTGMTFMGIPYIWGGMSAKAMDCSGFVKMVMFLNGIILPRDASQMAYVGERIDISNGFDNLKPGDLLFFGRKATVEQKERVIHVAIYIGNQKFIHSQGYVHISSFNPDDKDFDQYNLNRLLSAGRILGYVGTADISTLKSNPFYQPQ; translated from the coding sequence ATGAAAAAACGTATAGTTCTGTTTCTCATTTTATTTGCTGGAGTTGTAATGTGCAATTACACTTTTGCTAAAGACCTTCCCAAACGTATAAAAAAGGTGATAGAAACCGTTGAACAAAAGTATGCTTCTGATAAACGGAATGTTGTTTTTGACCTTGAAGTAAAAAAGAAAAGAAAGACACTTACATTATTTGGTTCAACTTCCATACCAGAAGCTAAAGCAGAGCTTATTTCTCTATTACTTGAAAAGAAGTATAAGATTGTAGATAACTTCCGATTGTTGCCAGATAGCATTTTAGGTGATAAGATATATGGTATAGTAAATGTATCTGTGGCTAATCTTCGAAAGAAGGTGAGCTTTGCCAGTGAAATGATGACCCAAGCATTATTGGGTATGCCTGTGAAGATACTGCAAGAAGATGAATGGTACAGAATACAGACTCCTGATAATTACATTTCCTGGGTGAACACATCTAGTATTATTCCTATGACTAAAACAGAGTATAATTCCTGGAATGCAGCTAATAAGATTGTTGTAACCTCTCATTATGGGTTTACTTTTGAAAAACCTGATTTAAATTCTCAAACAGTATCAGATCTTGTAAGTGGCAACATGTTAAAATGGGAAGGTAATGAGGGAGAATTTTATAAAGTTTCATATCCTGATGGAAGAATGGCCTATCTACCAAAATCTGCAGGCATGCCTGAAAGCCAATGGATAAATAGAGGTAAGATAAATGCTGATAGCATAATAAAAACAGGAATGACATTTATGGGAATTCCTTATATATGGGGTGGAATGTCTGCCAAAGCAATGGATTGTAGTGGCTTTGTAAAAATGGTAATGTTCCTTAATGGGATTATTCTGCCTCGTGACGCATCTCAAATGGCTTATGTGGGAGAAAGAATAGATATTAGTAATGGATTTGATAACCTGAAGCCTGGTGATTTGTTGTTTTTCGGACGAAAAGCAACCGTGGAACAAAAAGAACGAGTAATACATGTAGCTATATATATAGGTAATCAGAAATTCATTCACTCGCAAGGGTATGTGCATATAAGCAGTTTCAATCCGGACGATAAAGACTTTGATCAATATAATCTTAACAGATTATTAAGTGCTGGTCGTATTCTCGGTTATGTTGGAACAGCGGATATCAGTACTCTTAAATCTAATCCATTTTATCAACCTCAATAA
- a CDS encoding YihY/virulence factor BrkB family protein has protein sequence MNKKIKAFFNFITYDIWRVSEAEVTHTKFSLYNIVKTIILAVRRFTTDRLTDKASALTYSTLLSIVPLLAILFAIARGFGFDNMMEEQIRSSLSSQETATGTILGFVDSYLKQTKSGIFVGVGLVLLLWTVVNLTANIELTFNNIWQVKKQRTLYRKITDYFSMFLLLPILIVVSGGLSIFTSTMLKSMESFVMLAPILKFMVRTIPFALTWLMFTALFIFIPNTKVKFKHALFSGIIAGTAYQAFQFLYINGQISVTKYNAIYGSFAAIPLFLLWLQISWTIILFGAELTYAGQNIKNFNFEKDTKNISRRYRDFISILIMSLICKRFEKGEKPYSAEEISLEYKIPIRLTHQILSLLQEINLIHEVAEDTKSENILYQPSIDINKINIELLLNRIDTNGSEDFKIDKDNEFGNHWQTLIKSRNFAKMENCAILLKDL, from the coding sequence ATGAATAAGAAAATAAAAGCATTCTTCAATTTTATTACTTATGACATCTGGCGGGTTTCAGAAGCAGAAGTAACTCATACGAAATTCTCTCTCTATAATATTGTAAAAACGATAATTCTTGCAGTACGACGTTTTACTACAGACCGTTTAACCGACAAAGCTTCTGCACTAACATACAGCACACTTCTTTCAATAGTTCCTCTTTTAGCTATTTTATTTGCCATAGCCCGTGGATTTGGATTTGACAATATGATGGAGGAACAAATAAGAAGCAGTTTAAGTAGTCAGGAAACAGCAACCGGAACTATACTGGGTTTTGTTGATTCTTACTTAAAACAAACAAAAAGTGGAATATTTGTAGGGGTAGGTTTAGTCCTCTTACTTTGGACTGTTGTTAATTTAACAGCCAATATAGAACTTACATTTAATAATATCTGGCAAGTAAAAAAACAACGAACATTATATAGAAAAATTACGGATTACTTTTCAATGTTTCTGCTTTTGCCTATATTAATCGTTGTATCGGGAGGTCTCTCTATTTTTACAAGTACAATGCTAAAAAGCATGGAAAGCTTTGTTATGCTTGCTCCAATTTTAAAGTTTATGGTGAGAACTATTCCATTTGCACTAACCTGGCTTATGTTTACGGCTCTTTTTATTTTTATACCGAACACCAAAGTTAAGTTCAAACATGCTCTATTCTCGGGTATTATTGCAGGAACTGCTTATCAAGCTTTTCAGTTTCTATATATTAACGGACAGATTTCTGTAACAAAATACAATGCAATTTATGGTAGCTTTGCAGCAATACCGCTTTTTCTACTATGGCTTCAAATTTCATGGACAATTATACTTTTTGGAGCAGAACTTACATATGCAGGTCAAAACATCAAAAACTTTAATTTCGAAAAAGATACTAAAAATATAAGCAGAAGGTATAGAGATTTTATATCAATACTTATTATGTCATTAATCTGTAAACGATTTGAAAAAGGAGAAAAACCATACAGTGCAGAAGAAATATCTTTGGAATATAAAATACCAATTAGACTAACTCATCAAATCCTGAGTCTTCTACAAGAAATAAATCTAATACATGAAGTTGCTGAAGATACAAAAAGCGAGAATATATTATATCAGCCATCAATTGATATAAATAAAATTAACATCGAATTACTTCTCAATCGTATAGATACTAATGGTTCGGAAGATTTTAAGATTGATAAAGATAATGAGTTTGGGAATCATTGGCAAACATTAATAAAATCGCGCAATTTTGCCAAAATGGAAAACTGCGCGATTCTATTAAAAGACCTTTAA
- a CDS encoding DUF4270 family protein → MKKILFLISFVSLLFCISCRNETSTLGEEWVESDLKNVMTDTCTVRLSTVFLDSIYTSNKNVAQLGYYSDNTWGKIAASTYVEYSPATFTPNEKYTYRFDSLTISMKCNGDYLGDTLSKVKVHLHELTENLVLDTYTKYLYSNSTFSYNSEPFSTINIQPNPKGKKTLEYRLSDDLGKTWFNKILAKSDDFKNSDDFRHYFKGIAFVPDEASNKSIMGFGISDSSMYITLYYHEIGQESVEGTVKFVPTTPNFNKVKHDRTDTPLQNFSHKLTEIVSDKMSNVSYVQGLTGLYTKIEFPYLNNLLEAGKMVSIESARLYLYPVKGSYGLNNPLPSSLALYQSNENNVTEDQITDLLGSSVQTGSLVTDEALHENTYYSFDVTSFLQSNLGKVGYNIKNLQLVLPESKINTSYQSVIFGDMKNPQSNVKLSVLYKVYKTN, encoded by the coding sequence ATGAAAAAGATACTTTTTTTAATATCGTTTGTATCATTACTGTTTTGTATATCTTGTCGAAATGAGACTTCAACTTTAGGAGAAGAATGGGTTGAGAGTGATTTGAAAAATGTTATGACTGATACTTGTACAGTAAGATTAAGCACTGTTTTCTTGGATTCGATTTATACATCTAACAAAAATGTTGCTCAGCTTGGCTATTATAGTGATAACACTTGGGGGAAAATAGCAGCTTCTACTTATGTTGAATATTCTCCAGCAACATTTACTCCAAATGAAAAGTATACGTATAGATTTGATTCTCTGACTATTTCAATGAAATGTAATGGTGATTATTTGGGTGATACTCTTTCAAAAGTAAAAGTGCACTTGCATGAATTGACAGAGAATCTTGTTTTAGATACATATACAAAGTATCTATATAGTAATTCTACTTTTTCTTATAATTCGGAGCCATTCTCTACTATAAATATACAGCCAAATCCAAAAGGAAAGAAGACTTTGGAATATCGACTCTCTGATGATTTAGGAAAAACGTGGTTTAATAAAATATTAGCAAAATCTGATGACTTTAAAAATTCAGATGATTTTAGACATTATTTTAAAGGTATTGCTTTTGTTCCAGACGAGGCAAGTAATAAGTCTATTATGGGATTTGGAATAAGTGATTCCAGTATGTATATTACTTTATATTATCATGAAATTGGTCAAGAGTCAGTTGAAGGAACTGTGAAATTTGTTCCAACTACTCCTAATTTTAATAAAGTAAAACATGATCGTACAGATACTCCATTGCAGAATTTTAGTCATAAGCTGACCGAAATAGTTTCTGATAAGATGTCTAATGTATCTTATGTTCAGGGCTTAACTGGCTTATATACGAAAATTGAGTTTCCTTACTTAAATAATTTATTGGAAGCTGGAAAAATGGTTAGCATTGAATCTGCAAGGCTTTATTTATATCCAGTTAAGGGCTCTTATGGGCTTAACAATCCTTTACCGTCTTCTTTAGCTCTTTATCAATCGAATGAAAACAATGTAACAGAAGATCAGATAACAGATTTATTAGGATCTTCAGTTCAAACAGGTAGTCTTGTAACTGACGAGGCACTTCATGAAAATACATATTATTCTTTTGATGTTACAAGCTTTTTACAGAGTAATTTAGGAAAGGTTGGCTATAATATAAAGAATCTGCAACTTGTTTTGCCTGAAAGTAAGATAAATACATCTTACCAGAGTGTTATTTTCGGTGATATGAAAAATCCTCAAAGTAATGTGAAGTTGTCTGTTCTTTATAAGGTTTATAAAACGAATTAA
- a CDS encoding kelch repeat-containing protein encodes MKKLLLIGCFATLTFSSCTSESTYTQGVWEQRSDFDGVARNDAASFMIDGDGYVCCGYDGDERLNDLWRYNVSSNSWTQRASLPESAARNAAVGFSVNGKGYITTGYNGNTYLKDTWEYDPTSNKWAQKADFAGSGRYYALSFSIGDYGYVGTGYDKNYLKDFYRYDPVNDKWEIMDGTNGMNSFSGQKRRGGNTFVINNIAYVVGGQSNGSYCDDFWKFDPSTGKWTALRDIADNNDNEDYDDDYAGIARERAVSFVIDGKAYLTTGTSGTLKTDYWIYDPATDLWSGDSDDDYTPFEGSARAGAVGFSTGTKGFVVTGGSSSLYFDDMWELLPYEKEED; translated from the coding sequence ATGAAAAAACTATTATTAATAGGTTGTTTCGCCACTTTGACTTTCTCTTCTTGCACTAGTGAGAGCACATATACTCAAGGTGTATGGGAACAACGTTCCGATTTTGATGGTGTGGCAAGAAATGATGCTGCTTCATTTATGATTGATGGAGACGGATATGTTTGCTGTGGATACGATGGTGATGAACGCTTGAACGACCTTTGGAGATACAATGTATCATCTAACAGCTGGACTCAGAGAGCTAGCTTACCTGAAAGTGCTGCAAGAAACGCTGCTGTAGGTTTTTCTGTAAATGGTAAAGGATATATTACCACTGGATACAATGGGAATACATATCTAAAAGACACATGGGAATATGATCCAACATCTAATAAATGGGCTCAGAAAGCTGATTTTGCAGGTTCTGGTAGATATTATGCATTATCATTCTCAATCGGAGATTATGGCTATGTAGGTACTGGATATGATAAAAACTATTTGAAAGATTTTTATCGTTATGACCCTGTAAATGATAAATGGGAAATTATGGATGGTACTAACGGAATGAATAGCTTTAGTGGACAGAAACGCCGTGGAGGTAATACTTTCGTAATTAACAATATTGCTTACGTAGTTGGCGGTCAATCAAATGGTTCTTATTGTGATGACTTTTGGAAATTTGATCCTTCTACAGGAAAATGGACTGCCTTAAGAGACATTGCTGATAATAATGATAATGAAGATTATGATGACGATTATGCAGGTATTGCACGTGAAAGAGCTGTGTCATTTGTAATTGATGGTAAAGCTTATCTGACAACAGGTACATCTGGCACACTTAAAACAGATTATTGGATCTATGATCCTGCAACAGATCTTTGGTCTGGAGATAGCGACGATGATTACACTCCATTTGAAGGTTCTGCACGTGCAGGTGCTGTTGGCTTCTCTACTGGAACAAAAGGATTTGTTGTAACAGGAGGTAGTAGCAGTCTATATTTTGACGATATGTGGGAATTATTACCATATGAAAAAGAAGAAGACTAA
- a CDS encoding DUF4907 domain-containing protein: MKKKKTKSIILYTIISILAIITIFSVVKSKDSSKNRKEILLEVVSVKGGYGYQIKEGNRILIDQPFIPAISEEKAFKSREDAQKVGELVLKRVKNHTDFSVSVKELRELNIE; this comes from the coding sequence ATGAAAAAGAAGAAGACTAAGAGTATAATTCTTTATACAATTATAAGTATACTCGCCATTATTACTATTTTTTCTGTAGTTAAATCAAAAGATTCGTCTAAGAATCGAAAAGAAATATTATTAGAAGTAGTAAGCGTAAAAGGCGGATATGGTTATCAAATAAAAGAGGGAAATCGAATATTGATCGATCAACCATTTATTCCGGCAATTTCTGAAGAGAAAGCTTTTAAAAGCCGGGAAGACGCACAAAAAGTTGGAGAATTAGTTCTAAAACGCGTCAAAAATCATACGGATTTTTCCGTTTCAGTTAAGGAGTTGCGAGAACTCAATATAGAATAG
- the pgl gene encoding 6-phosphogluconolactonase yields MIKVNNFPSSLEAAYALTKALLYQINTSGTKNFHLAISGGTTPVGLFRLWAEDYKNTIPWSRLHLYWVDERCVPPESSDSNYGMTKRILLDKVSIPIMQIHRIHGEDPPEAEVKRYSFLVENLLIKEKLCPAFDCILLGIGADGHTSSLFPGQNNLLNSPDIYAVSVHSETKLKRIALTGLPILHAKKVFFYALGKNKTDVLKKVIKGNDNYPAGYIISRLDDSELFTDSL; encoded by the coding sequence ATGATAAAAGTAAATAATTTTCCTTCTTCTCTGGAAGCGGCTTATGCCTTAACAAAAGCTCTTTTGTATCAGATAAATACTTCTGGCACAAAAAACTTTCATTTGGCAATATCGGGAGGAACTACTCCTGTTGGGTTATTTCGACTCTGGGCTGAAGATTATAAAAACACGATTCCTTGGAGTCGATTGCATCTTTATTGGGTTGACGAGCGATGCGTACCTCCTGAGAGTTCTGATAGTAATTATGGAATGACTAAGCGCATATTACTCGATAAAGTTTCTATACCCATTATGCAAATTCATCGTATACATGGAGAAGACCCTCCTGAAGCAGAAGTGAAGCGATATTCTTTTTTAGTAGAAAATTTATTAATAAAGGAGAAATTGTGTCCTGCTTTTGATTGTATTCTCTTAGGAATAGGTGCTGATGGACATACCTCTTCTTTATTTCCTGGCCAGAATAACTTATTAAATTCTCCCGATATTTATGCTGTAAGTGTTCATTCTGAAACAAAATTGAAACGTATTGCTTTGACTGGTTTGCCAATTCTTCATGCAAAGAAAGTATTCTTTTATGCGTTAGGCAAGAATAAAACAGATGTTTTAAAAAAGGTGATAAAAGGGAATGATAACTATCCTGCGGGTTATATTATATCCAGATTAGATGATTCAGAACTGTTCACAGATAGTCTATAA